The Thermocladium sp. ECH_B genomic interval CCATGCCGATCCCGCTCCTAATGAGCTCCGGCGCAAGCGGTGAATCCTGTAGAATTAAGGTACCATTTAGCGTTACATAGGCTTTCCCCTTGGTGTCAACAATCATTCCCAGCTCTAGGTACTTACATATGGCCTCCTTCACGTCGCCCTGCAACACATCTATTCTCCTCATTAACGTTCTATAGTCCTCATCGCCTAAATCCTTGAACATGCCCATCTAGAGCCACGACTGAGCAAGCTCCTCAGTTAAGAAGCTATAAATAGATTATTTTGTGATTCCGGGTCCTTTCATCGCGAAGCCACGTCCTCCTCATGATCACGGCGATGGGGCTTAACGAGGCCCATAATTCTAACTATTCTCCATTCATGGATTTACGTATTACTTGGGATATATCCATTACTTTCACGCTTGATCCCTTGGCTCTCGATGCCTCGTCAAGCATGGCATTACAGAATGGGCATAGGGTCACGATAGTGTCGGCCCCTGTCTTGGTTAATTGCTCGAAGCGCTCGTGACTTATCCTCTTCTTCTCCGGCACGTCATACCAGTAATTGGCGCCGCCTGCTCCGCAGCAGAAGGTTTTCTTGCCGTGCCTCTCGACCTCAATTAGGTCGCCGAGCTTGCTTACCACTATTCTCTGGGGCTCAACCACATCATTATTGCGGGCCAAGTAGCATGGGTCATGGATTGTCAATTTCCCAACATCAACATTCAACTTTAATTTCCCCTCCTCCATCAACTCCTTAATCAGCTCGACGTGATGAATGACCTTAACGCCGCTCAATCCAAGCTTTGGATACTCGTTTCTGAACGTGTTAAAGCCGTGCGGGCATATCGTTAGTATCTTCTTAACGCCGTACTTATTGAATAGGTCTATGTTAGCCATGGCGATTTCCTGGAATCGCCCCTCCTCCCCGAGCCTCCTGGCAGGATCGCCGCAACAAGTCTCCTCATCGCCAAGCACGGCCACCTTATCCAATACCCCAGCCGTCCTCAGTATCTCTATTAGGGACTTCACTATTTCCTTCGCCTTCGCATCGAAGCTGCCCATGCATCCAACCCAGAATAAGTACTCAAAGCCTGGATTCTCCTGAATGCTCTTAACGCCGAGTTCCCGCAACCAGTCATGTCTCCCCATATTATTCATGCCCAGGGAATTGCTTGATTGGGATAAGTTCAGGATTAGGCTGCTCTTCTTCTGATCCATCCTCATATTCATCACTAGGTCCCTCCTCATGTCAATGATGTAATCCACGTGCCTAATGTAAACTGGGCAAGCCTCCATGCATGCCCCACAAGTCGTGCATGCCCATAATTCATCATCCAGCACCGAACCATCAATCAACTTATCTTGACCCGCATCCAATCCCTGCTTTATCTTAGTCATTATTAATGTGGGGGAAAGCGGCCGCCCAACAGCATAGGCGGGGCAATTATCCTGGCACCTAAAGCAATCAGTGCATGCCAGGGCCTCAAGCTTATTTAGCTTAGGTATCTCGGATGCATTGGAGTAACCTACCTTAGGCATCTCCGGATTCTCCTTTTGAAGGAGCTCCCTCAAGTCAAAGGGCTTCTTCAGCTCTCCTAGGGGCCTACCGTAATTAATAATGTAATTATAGAGCCCAAGCACTGAGTGGAATATAGCTGTGGCGGGCAGTATCGCTATTAGTAGGAACGCTATGGGGAAATGCGAGTAATAGAGAAGCATGTAATCTAGGCTCGAGATGTGGAGTGGAGAGAAGAGGTATGCGTTAGGCATGAAGGCGGCATATTGGGTTAGGCCCCTCTCCGCGAATCTATATGACTCAATTAAGGCCCCGCTGACAGCTAGGTAAATCAAGCCGGCGAGGAAGCCAATATTTGAGAAGTACTCCATCCTGGTGTAGAGGCCCTTCCTCTGAATGACCCTATACATGCCTAGGAGGGAACCGATAACCATGATCCACGCCGTCACATCCATTACGAATCCACTATATGCCAGGAAGAGGGACCCGCAGTAGACCTGTGTGGAGAGCAGGATCCCCGCGTATTGATTAATGGCGACCAGTATGGTTCCGAGCAGCGATGCGGCGAGGGAGTAGAATATCATTAAGTGGGCGGTTCCCCCAAGCCTCTCATCCCTCAGGAACCTCCTATGGCTCAACACATCGCCTAGGAACGGTAACCAAGCCCGGTAACCCCTTAGTATTATGGATATGAATTCCCAGAGCCCAACGCCGTATTTCCTTAATCTCACTTGTAGAATGTAAAAAAACAGTATTATTGATAGAACGGCTAATCCATATACTGCTATCATTGAGGGAACCCGTGGCAAACCATAATATTCTACATAGCATAGCTGTAAATTATTCATTGGAAGAATAGCTGCATAAAATCTTTAAAAGCATTGCCTCCCCTGGACCAGCATGATGATGCTGAGCCAACTGAGCAAGTGATGCTTTATGAGCCTGCTGACTGCTCTTTCCCCGAAAAGCAATGCCTCATTTTAAGGGATCGCCACACATCTGGCTGGCGCCCCATCCGCATCCCCCACAAGTATGGGGAGGCAATATAATTGAAATGACTTGCCCACCAACTCCTTAACCCTCGAGGATATGTTCTCAATGATGACTACGCCGTGAGATAAAAGGATCCTATGGACCTCGGGGGACCCAATGGATGGCGAATCTATGCCGACCGCCTTAACTTTACCCACCAATAACCTGGCCGCCCCCTCATCCAGCACCCCAATCCTTCCCACGTTTATCGCACCTCCTCCCAACTCCTCAATTGTGCCAGTATACACCAGCACGACATCAACCCTACCCACTCCCTCCAAGTCAGACGCATGCACTACCCTCTCCCTTGACGCAACCGCGATTGCGCTGCCGCTAAAGGCTAATGGATCCAATTTATCCAGGGTTAATCCATTAGGCAGAAAGTGATTTGGGGCATCGACATGAGTGCCCGTGTGCGTGCCCATCACTAGCCTATGCATATTGTATCCATCCTTCTCGATTGTTTTATAGATCTCCACCTTGGGTTCCGGATCCCCCGGGTAAAAGAACATTCCATTACGTATGGGTACCGATAAATCTACGGCTACCATTCGATTATAAGCTATAAATGCATTAATAATATTAACTCCCATCGACGCTTAGGAATACGCTGCGCATTATTCTGACCTCCTCCCCGCCATTTGGGTTCCCCGAGGCCTAGAGGGTTACACCCCATTACGGGCGCCACTCAGTTATGCAACACTAGGAAAGACAACGGTTTCCTCACCGTTGGAACCACAATGTTTGTAGCCCTTTTCAAGATGGCCCTAAGAGGACGAGGGTTGTCGTCCATTTTATCAAATTATTCACATGAAGGTTTTTATATGGATGCCGCGGCAATAATAAAGTGAATATAATAAAGCTAACCAGGAATACTGAAGTGATTCCCGGCAGCCCGAACACGTTAATCTATGATGGACGCATCGTTATAGATCAAGGTGGACGCAATGCCTCCCTTCAACTTAATGGTGAAGTGCAGTTAGCAACCCATGGCCATAGCGACCACATAGCCGGCCTAACCAGGAGCGCTAAGGCTAAGTACTTGCCGCCGGAGGATTATTGGTCCCTCACATTAATGGGGAGGCGGGCCATGACGTATGGCTTCAGCTCCCGGGACTCGCCAATATTTACATTCGACTTAGTCAAGCAAAACCTGGAGCTCAACTTCAGTGATCCAGAGGTTGAGGTGATAAAGCTGCCTGGGCACACGCCGGGCCACGTGGCTTACCTGCTTGGCGATGTCCTATATGCCGGCGATTCCTTCTTTGGCCAAAGAGTCATCGAGGGCTTCGGCGTGCCGTTCTATACGGATTTCTGGGCCGCCATGGAGTCCCTCAATAAGTTGAGGGAATTGGTTGGGGGAGTGGAGAAGGTGGTGATATCGCATGGCCCTACTTACCTGGACTCCAAGAAGGCCAAGGAATTAATAGAGTTTAACATAAATTACTGCAATAAATTGGTGGAGAAGGTAAGGGAATTAATAATGGGAAGGGAATTAACGGCCGAGGAAGTAGCGTACCAAGTCTCTATTAACAAGGACCCCGCCAATATTTATTTGAACTCCATACCCATTAAATCGATCTTAGTGCAAGTCGCGGGAAACATAAGGACTACCGAGAAGGGAGTCGCCTACTCCCTCTAATTCCCCTTGCCTCGCCTATTTCATCAACATGTGGTGGTGTATTGCCTCTCATGATACACCAATGGCTTCCCATGCCTTCTTACCTTGACATCCCTAACTAGCCCCAGGAATAACCAGTGATCCCCCGCATCCACTATCTTCCATAAACTGCATCCCAGGGACGCCAATGATTGCGTAATATATGGATATGGGCCGGCCTCAAAAACATTTGTGGGCTTCTCGTTAGAGGCAAATAATTGGGATAATTGAGCAGCATCCTCCGGAAGCAGGTTAACCGTAAATAAATTGCTCTCAATTATGGGGCGCGATATGGAGGATGACTTGAATATAGCGACCAATACGAGGGGAGGCTCCATGGATACCGATGTAAATGCGCTAACGGTGATGCCGATGGGCTTATCCCCTTGTCTGGTGGTCACAATGGTAACGCCCTGCGGATAAATCCTCATGAATTCCTTCAATGAATCTTGAACGCTCATCTCGTACGACATGCTGATCCCTGGGCCGCTCCTATATATTCCTATTATTCGCTGAGCAGGAATATGATTCCCTTCCCTTAAGGGATTGGGGGCTTTCTATCGTGACGATGCGGTAACCCTAGCCCTTTAGTGCGGAGGATCATTTCATCATGCTGCCCAAAAGTTTTCGTTGCCACCGCGTATTATCCTTCTTGGGAATGTTTTTCAAGGTGGACCCTATTATCTAGGTTCGTGCTGCTTGCTCACATATCCGACATACATCTGGGGCGGAGGCAATATGGACTCGACGCCAGGGCTAAGGATTATGAGGAGGCTTTCCTAAACGCAGTCGATGAGTTGGTTAAGTTAAGGGATGAAAAGGGATTGGAGGCGGTACTAGTTACGGGTGATGTGTTTGATGGGGCTAGGCCGACTCCAAGCATGTACATGACAGCCATAAGGGGATTCACAGCGCTTCGAAGCGCTGGCTTAAGCGTCTTCGCGATTCGGGGCAATCACGATGCCTCCCCAATAAATCCAACGGAGAATCCCCTTAGGGTTCTAGGCAATACGGGCGTACTGAGGTTCCTAGATGATGAATACGTGGATCTAGGCGATGTTAGGGTGATTGGGCTTGGATGCAGGCCTGGGGAGAAGAGCCATGAATTGGGCAACATGATTAGATCAATGATGGATGGGCGGCGCAGAGCCATAGTTATGCTTCATCAATACGTGAGGGGGACCCCCTATAAATACTCAATGCCTGACTTGGATTACTTCACCGTGGGTGATGATTTGCCCGAAGAACCATACTACGCATTGGGGCATATCCATGAACATGCACTGCGGCACCCAAGATTGAGGGGGGCCTATGCTGGTTCCCTGGAAATATGGGATGCAAGCGAGTTCGAGACTCATGAATTGATTGGGGGAGAGTTAAGGCTTAGGAAGCCCCAGGATGAGAAGGGGTTTCTACTGCTTGATGTTGGCAGCGACGTGGTGATGAGTAAGGTTAGGCTGGAGCCAAGGCGGAGAATGATTAGGTTAATTGTGGGGATTAATGGGGATGAACCCAACAGGGTGCGGGAGAACATAGTGAATGCCCTAGGTAAAATAGGGATCAGCAATGCATATGTTATTGTGGAGTTAAGGGGGGTAATGCATGATGGCTATAAGTTAAGGGATTACGGGTTAAGGGACTTAAGGGATCGCTTTGATGCCTTGAAGGTGGATATAGATATGGATCTAAGGCGAAGAAGCAATGTTAACACTGGCGGGGTGCAGTACTACGGCATTAATGAGATAATAAGGAACATATTGATAAATAACATGAAGGGAGCCGGGGAGGGGGCGAGCGGATTGATCAATTCCGTTCTAGAGGCATTATCGCTTGTGGAGCAGGGAGAGGTGGAGAAGGCCATTAACGTGATAAGGAGAAGCATAGGACTTAACTCTGGGGGCGATCCTCATTGATAAGGGAAGTAGAGTTAAGTAATTTCAGGAGCATATCCAACGGTAAAGTCGTTTTAACGCGTGGAATCAATTTCATACATGGCCTGAATGGGGCTGGGAAAAGCACTTTCCTAGATGCAGTGGCTTTCGCATTATATGGAAGCGAGTGGGCGCGCAAGAGCGGGGTGAAGCTGCAGAGCTTCGTTAAACTGGGCCGCGGCATGGCTAAGGTTAGGGTCACCTTGGCTGGAGAGGATGATCAATACACTGTTCAGAGGGTTATTGCAGGCGATAAATTGGATGCGCATCAAACCTATATCATTGATGGGGATGGACACAAGGTGGCTGCTCGGGATAAGGAGGTGACCGCCTTCATTGAGAAGATGCTGGGGATAGATGCTGACCTATTCACTAGGTTATTGTATATTAGGCAGGGAGAGATCCGAGCTATACTGGATAACGATAAGTCAGGACGAAATAGGCTGGATTCGGTCATAAAGATAGATGCATTAACTAAATTACAGGACTCAGTCATTAAGGAGATCAGGAGAAGCATTGAGAAAGATGTGGCGGCCCTTGATGGGCAGGCAAAGGAATTGAGCAGGCAGTTAAGCGTGACCTCTACCAGATTAAAGGAAATGGAGGAGAGGATAACTAGAATTAATGGTGAATTAATGGAAAAAGAGAAGGAGGGAAAGGAGTTGGAGGCTAAGTTATCCGAGTTGGAGGGCGAGGCGAGGGGACTGGAGGAGAAAGAGAGGGAAGCCTATACCCTGAGGATCCAATTATCGCAATTAATGGATAAGGAGAAGGACCTCAAGGCTAAGCTAAGCCGATTAGAGAATGAGTTGAGGAGCGTAGTTGAGGAGCGGAAGCGGATAGAGGAGTTAAGGAAGAGGCTAGATGCTTTGAGACCCAAGGCGGAGCGATACGGCGAATTAAGGAAGAGGGAGGAGGAGTTAAGGAAGGATCACGAGGAATTAGGCAAGCTCGAGAAGGAGGCTGCGATCAAGGATGATCAATTAATGGATATAGAGTATGAATTGGAGCAGGAAAAAAGCGAGGCCGAGGAGTTGAGGGGGGAGATTAAGGAGCTGGAGAAGAAAGAGGAGGAGATGAGAGAGACCATGGAGAGGGCTCGAAGCCAGTTAAGGGAGGCGGAGAACAATAGGGCAGCTATAGAGGTAGAGCTTAAGCACGTGGAGACGGAGATCGAATTATTGAGGAGAGGGGGATCCACGTGCCCCCTGTGCGGTAGGTCCCTCACAATTACGGAAGCAGAGGAACTACTGAGGAAACGGGAGGATAAGGCCAAGGAATTAAGGAATAGGTTAAGGGAGAAGACGCGGGAAATAGAGGAGACGCAGAGGAGGCTTAGGGATGCAGAGGAGGCATTGAATAGGTTGCGGAGCGAATTATCTAGGAAACGGGGCCGGCTAGAGGATCTCGAGGGGCGCATCAATCAGGAAGACAATAAATTGAATCAAGTGAAGGGGGAGTTGGGGGATATCAGGAACAGAATAGAGAGGCTCAAGCCGAGGGGGGAGGAGTACGAGAAAATAGAGGAGGAAATAAGGGGGATAAGGGGCGAGGCCGAGGAGTACGAGAAAATAGAGGAGGAATACCGGAAGCGAATGGAGCAATTAAGCGGCCATACGGAGAACGAGGCGGCAATGCTGAGGGAACAATTAATTGAGGTTCAGAGGGAGGGGGAAAACATAACGGCTAGACTACAGGTCTTAGAGCCAATGCTTGTGAAGGCGGGGGAGACGAAGAAGAAACTAGAGGAGACGAAGAAGAAACTAGAGGAGGTAAGGGCAATGGGAGCCGAATTAAGGGGAGCATTAACTCAATTAATTAATGAGACCGAGAAGACGCGGCAGGAAGAGAGCAATATTAGGAGTAGGCTGGAGGAAGCGAGGCGGCGATTAGGGGGGCTTCAATCATCCCTATCAACGCTGAATATGTTAGGCGAC includes:
- a CDS encoding MBL fold metallo-hydrolase; the encoded protein is MIKLTRNTEVIPGSPNTLIYDGRIVIDQGGRNASLQLNGEVQLATHGHSDHIAGLTRSAKAKYLPPEDYWSLTLMGRRAMTYGFSSRDSPIFTFDLVKQNLELNFSDPEVEVIKLPGHTPGHVAYLLGDVLYAGDSFFGQRVIEGFGVPFYTDFWAAMESLNKLRELVGGVEKVVISHGPTYLDSKKAKELIEFNINYCNKLVEKVRELIMGRELTAEEVAYQVSINKDPANIYLNSIPIKSILVQVAGNIRTTEKGVAYSL
- a CDS encoding heterodisulfide reductase, which encodes MNNLQLCYVEYYGLPRVPSMIAVYGLAVLSIILFFYILQVRLRKYGVGLWEFISIILRGYRAWLPFLGDVLSHRRFLRDERLGGTAHLMIFYSLAASLLGTILVAINQYAGILLSTQVYCGSLFLAYSGFVMDVTAWIMVIGSLLGMYRVIQRKGLYTRMEYFSNIGFLAGLIYLAVSGALIESYRFAERGLTQYAAFMPNAYLFSPLHISSLDYMLLYYSHFPIAFLLIAILPATAIFHSVLGLYNYIINYGRPLGELKKPFDLRELLQKENPEMPKVGYSNASEIPKLNKLEALACTDCFRCQDNCPAYAVGRPLSPTLIMTKIKQGLDAGQDKLIDGSVLDDELWACTTCGACMEACPVYIRHVDYIIDMRRDLVMNMRMDQKKSSLILNLSQSSNSLGMNNMGRHDWLRELGVKSIQENPGFEYLFWVGCMGSFDAKAKEIVKSLIEILRTAGVLDKVAVLGDEETCCGDPARRLGEEGRFQEIAMANIDLFNKYGVKKILTICPHGFNTFRNEYPKLGLSGVKVIHHVELIKELMEEGKLKLNVDVGKLTIHDPCYLARNNDVVEPQRIVVSKLGDLIEVERHGKKTFCCGAGGANYWYDVPEKKRISHERFEQLTKTGADTIVTLCPFCNAMLDEASRAKGSSVKVMDISQVIRKSMNGE